CTTGGTTTCCCGCAGCCGCTGGTTAAGTTCGCTGTCGGTGATGACGTCATCGTTGACGATCACGACGATACGATCGATGTCACTGATGGTGCGCTGAGGCGCCGCCGCTGTGACGCAAGGCAGAGACAGCATCAGGGCAGAAAGCGTAACCCCGACGACGACGGATTTGGTGAAAAGATGCATGGGTTTGCGGATATTCTGTGTACAGCGTTTTGGCGTGGTGCCGATGCGGCGTTAGGATAACACGATCTAGGGGATGAGGGACCCCGACGGCGCCGTGGGACGGGATGGGAACGAGAACACGCTTTCGCGCAGCGGGCTGTCCGGCACCTTTCCGAGCTTGGACAGGCCGGTCAGCTCGAGCTCGAGCATGATGCTGTTGTCCTGCTTGGCGGAATTATTGTTGCTGGTGTCGAAAATCAGCCGCCGGGCTGTTATGACGCGCAATGCCCAGCAGCAGGCGTTGTATTCCACCCCGGCGAAGCTCTCCACGTTGCGTTTCTCCCGCAGGGAGTAAAGCGAATGGGCGCGGAAGGTCCAGCGCGACGCCAGGGGCCATTCCGTCGATATGTCCGTTTGTTCAATTTCATTGCGGGCAAAGCGCTTGCCGATATTCACGATACTTGTCTTTGCCGGGTTGTATTGCACGTAGTAGTTGTACTTCTGCGTGTGGCGGCCATCCGTCGGCCTCCAAAGGATATTGCTGCGGACATGCCAGTTGCCGAGAAGGGTCGCGGTGGCTTCCCCGGCAATGTCTGAGGCGTCGCGCCCGATCGTGCCGGCAGGCAGGTTGACCAGCCGGTCTTCCAGGTAATAAATCTTCCCAAGGCTGGCGCGCCCGCGCTCTGTGCCATCCGTTTCATCGAGGAAACGCGTCGTGACCGCGGCAGCGATCTGGTTGGAATCCCCGACGCGGTCTCCGCCTGACAAGCGGTTATCGCGGAACAGGTTGGAGAACGTCAGTTCCGATGTGCCGGAATCGAAGTTGGGGAGCGTGTCCTGATTCTTGTGCGGAATCCAGAGGTAATACAGGCGTGGCTCGAGCGTTTGTGTGTACAAGCGCTCGCCCCAGCGCGAGTCACGCTCAAAGACGAGACCGCTGTCGAGGCTGAACATGCCGCGTGTCAGGGAAGGCGAATCCTCCGGCGTTCCGGCGAGTGCGTAGGAAATATGGCGCACGCTGATGCGGGGCGTGATGAATCCGTAGCTGTTGGAAAGCGGCAGGGCCACCGCCGGGGACAAGTTCAGACGCCCGCCGGTGATACCGACACTGCGATCGAAATTCACCGCCTCAGTTTCAAAATAATAATTGACACGATTGGGTTGCAACGGTTGGTTGAGTGACAGGTTGATTAGCGGGAGTCGCGCATAAGGGCGGTCGGCGGGCGCGATGGTAGGGTCGATGGTCTGGTAGTCGGCGGCACGGACAGCGAAATTCCATTCCGAGCCGTGGTAATCCAGTTGGGCGTTTTGCGGCAGGTGGGTCTGGCTGGTGATGCCGAGATTGTCGCCAAAGTCATTGATGTATTGTTTGTCCGACACCGCGCGCAGATCGACGTTGCCAGACCACAAGGGGTCAAATGCGTGAATGTGCTGATAAGTCCCCGCCGCGCGATCGTCACCGTTGGCCAATTTGTCGTTATCCATACCCTCAAATTGCAGCGTGCCATGGGAGCGAGTCGTGAGGTAACGGAATTCGTTTTGTAATTGCAGTCCGCGCTTGGACATGTATTCCGGGGTGAAGGTATCGTCATACTGAGGCGCGAGATTCAGGTAATAGGGGGCGGAGATCTCCGTGCCCCGATTGCCCGAGTGGCCCACTCGGGGGATCAGGAAGCCCGATTTGCGCTCATCGGAAATCGGGAAGCTGAGATAAGGCAGATAAAGCAGCGGCACGCCCTGGAAGTTGATGGTCGCGTGATAAGCAGTGCCGATGGCTTTCCCGGCATCGAGATCGAGCTCCTTGATTTTGAGGAACCAGTCGTCCTGGCCCGGGGCGCAGGTGGTGTAACGTACTCGCGTGAAGCGCGTGTGATCCGGCCCTTCGAAGTCGATACGCTCGGCGTCGCCACGAGCGCTGCCATCCTCCAGGCGAAAACTGCCGCTGCCGGCATAGCCAGTGCGTGATCCCAAGTTGAGGTGTGTCTCCTCAGTCTGGTAGCTGAGGCCGGAAGCCTCCTTGAACGTGACGTTGCCGGTGGCATCCACCCGTTCGGTGTTCTTGTCATAGAGCAGGCGTTCGGCGCTCAGAGACTGGTTGCCGCGTTGCAGCTCCACGTCACCGATGAATTCACTGGTCCCTTTGTCTCTCAGGCGCAGTTCCCGGGCGCGCATCTCCGCCGGCAGGTTCTCCGCTATGGTGGTGCTCGGTCGTGCCGCGGCGGGCAGCCGCGGCGGACGTTCCGGACAGGGTTCTTCGGCCGATACCGGCGCACTGTATCCCGTGCCCGTGGAAATAATCAGGCAGAAGGCGGCGCGAACCAGACGATGACAAGGCATGGGAACGAGGATGGCATTGTTTTATGATGGCGAGCATAAAATTGCATACTATGCCGGCGCCATCAAGGCGTTTTCCCGTTCACACGGGTTTTATTTACCAGACCACCTTTGGATAAACGTTTCGAAGCACTCAAGGAATGGACCGGCCGGGTATTGGGCGCGGGCGCATTCGATATTCGTCCGGCCTCGGCGGATGCCAGCTTTCGCCGGTATTTCCGCGTCACCCTGGGGCAGCAAAGTCTGATTGCCATGGACGCGCCGCCGGACAAGGGCGACATGCGTGCCTACGTGGCCATTGCGCACCGTTTACATGCCCTGGGGTTGAACGTGCCGGAAGTGCTGCAAGAAGACCATGAGCGGGGTTTCTTGCTCATCACGGATCTGGGCGAACAGCTTTACCTGTCGAACCTGAATGAACAGAGCGTCGAGCGGCTCTATGGCGATGCTTTGGGTGCGCTGGTGGTTCTGCAGGCCGGGACTTCAGCCGATGCCGCCGATAAATTCCTGCCGGATTACGATGCAGCGCTGCTCAAGCGTGAAATGGAGATTTTCCGCGAGTGGTACCTGGGGCGTCATCTGGGACTCGAGCTTGCCGCTGGCCAGAATCGGGTGCTCGACGGCATATTCGCGCAGCTGGTGCAATCGGCCCTGTCCCAGCCGCGGGTCTGGGTTCATCGCGATTACCATTCGCGCAACCTGATGGTGACGCGCCCGAACAACCCCGGCATCCTCGATTTTCAGGATGCCGTGGTAGGGCCGGTGACCTACGA
The Sulfuricaulis sp. DNA segment above includes these coding regions:
- a CDS encoding phosphotransferase — encoded protein: MDKRFEALKEWTGRVLGAGAFDIRPASADASFRRYFRVTLGQQSLIAMDAPPDKGDMRAYVAIAHRLHALGLNVPEVLQEDHERGFLLITDLGEQLYLSNLNEQSVERLYGDALGALVVLQAGTSADAADKFLPDYDAALLKREMEIFREWYLGRHLGLELAAGQNRVLDGIFAQLVQSALSQPRVWVHRDYHSRNLMVTRPNNPGILDFQDAVVGPVTYDLVSLLRDCYIAWPRDRVEGWVKGYHELALQSGIPVGEDDARFLRWFDLMGVQRHLKAIGIFARLNHRDGKPGYLADIPRTLGYVQEVSTRYPELQPLQALLRELKLPGVA
- a CDS encoding LPS assembly protein LptD, which produces MPCHRLVRAAFCLIISTGTGYSAPVSAEEPCPERPPRLPAAARPSTTIAENLPAEMRARELRLRDKGTSEFIGDVELQRGNQSLSAERLLYDKNTERVDATGNVTFKEASGLSYQTEETHLNLGSRTGYAGSGSFRLEDGSARGDAERIDFEGPDHTRFTRVRYTTCAPGQDDWFLKIKELDLDAGKAIGTAYHATINFQGVPLLYLPYLSFPISDERKSGFLIPRVGHSGNRGTEISAPYYLNLAPQYDDTFTPEYMSKRGLQLQNEFRYLTTRSHGTLQFEGMDNDKLANGDDRAAGTYQHIHAFDPLWSGNVDLRAVSDKQYINDFGDNLGITSQTHLPQNAQLDYHGSEWNFAVRAADYQTIDPTIAPADRPYARLPLINLSLNQPLQPNRVNYYFETEAVNFDRSVGITGGRLNLSPAVALPLSNSYGFITPRISVRHISYALAGTPEDSPSLTRGMFSLDSGLVFERDSRWGERLYTQTLEPRLYYLWIPHKNQDTLPNFDSGTSELTFSNLFRDNRLSGGDRVGDSNQIAAAVTTRFLDETDGTERGRASLGKIYYLEDRLVNLPAGTIGRDASDIAGEATATLLGNWHVRSNILWRPTDGRHTQKYNYYVQYNPAKTSIVNIGKRFARNEIEQTDISTEWPLASRWTFRAHSLYSLREKRNVESFAGVEYNACCWALRVITARRLIFDTSNNNSAKQDNSIMLELELTGLSKLGKVPDSPLRESVFSFPSRPTAPSGSLIP